One stretch of Falco naumanni isolate bFalNau1 chromosome 7, bFalNau1.pat, whole genome shotgun sequence DNA includes these proteins:
- the JMJD7 gene encoding bifunctional peptidase and (3S)-lysyl hydroxylase JMJD7, protein MAAGAALRAVRECLAAFPGEARELGWPQSVPCLDGAPSPLEFYRGWVAPNKPCVIRNALGHWPALERWAPAYLREVVGPKVVSVAVTPNGYADAVFQDRFVMPEERRMPFTDFLDIVEKKVTSPNVFYVQKQCSNLTEEFPELVCDVQPDIPWMSEALGRKPDAVNFWLGESAAVTSLHKDHYENLYCVISGKKHFLLHPPSDRPFIPYELYQPATYQVSEDGSFEIVDEKNADKVPWIPLDPLNPNLEKYPEYAKAKPLQCTVNAGEMLYLPSLWFHHVQQSHGCIAVNYWYDMEYDLKYSYYQLLDCLTKAVEVL, encoded by the exons atggcggcgggcgcggcgctgCGGGCCGTTCGGGAGTGCCTGGCCGCCTTCCCGGGGGAGGCCCGCG AGCTGGGGTGGCCGCAGTCCGTGCCCTGCCTTGACGGGGCCCCGTCCCCGCTGGAGTTCTACCGCGGGTGGGTGGCCCCGAACAAGCCCTGCGTGATCCGCAACGCCCTCGGGCACTGGCCGGCGCTGGAGCGGTGGGCGCCGGCCTACCTCAG GGAGGTAGTAGGTCCCAAGGTGGTGTCTGTGGCAGTAACACCAAACGGTTATGCAGATGCAGTGTTTCAGGACAGGTTTGTCATGCCAGAGGAGCGCCGGATGCCGTTCACGGACTTTTTGGACATTGTCGAGAAGAAAGTGACCTCTCCCAACGTATTCTATGTGCAGAAGCAGTGTTCAAACCTCACTGAGGAGTTTCCTGAACTTGTTTGTGATGTGCAGCCTGACATACCGTGGATGAGCGAGGCACTTG GGAGGAAGCCCGATGCTGTGAATTTCTGGCTTGGGGAATCGGCTGCTGTGACATCTT TACATAAGGATCATTATGAGAACTTGTACTGTGTGATATCTGGAAAGAAGCATTTCCTACTGCATCCACCGAGTGACCGTCCCTTCATCCCCTATG AGCTCTATCAGCCAGCAACCTACCAGGTATCAGAAGATGGGTCATTTGAAATTGTGGATGAGAAGAACGCAGATAAG GTGCCCTGGATCCCCCTGGACCCCTTGAACCCGAATCTGGAAAAGTATCCAGAGTATGCTAAGGCAAAGCCTTTGCAGTGTACAGTGAACGCTGGTGAGATGTTATACCTGCCTTCTCTCTGGTTCCATCACGTGCAGCAATCACATGGCTGTATAGCAG TGAATTATTGGTATGACATGGAATATGACCTTAAGTACAGCTACTATCAACTCCTAGATTGCCTCACAAAGGCCGTGGAAGTGTTGTAG
- the LOC121091549 gene encoding acyl-coenzyme A thioesterase 1-like, translating into MQGRPGLAAGLLQAPWLVCVRCALAEPRPRRPEPAAARCSAELRLPAARPGGRRKLSRRGRWALAVDRWAPAPAARCVPRPLEAAAVAVAVAGPPAPRCLLDDPVRIRVAGLAPWQPVTLRASLRDESGELFEAHGRYRAGSSGELDLGRSPALGGSYRGVEPMGLLWSLRAEAPYKRLAKRNVLTPFRVDLEVYEGHGDTSCLLGKCTNERWVLGEGVKRISVREGRLKATLFLPPGRGPFPGLIDLYGSGGGLVEYRASLLASRGFVTLALAYMAFEDLPAMPDVLELSYFEEAVNFLRKQPQVKDTGIGVLGLSKGADLALSMATFLPGIKAAVSISGSGFNSLIPLQGDGFTLPAHPYDLGRMKTRDESGLVDFSDVLHDHRDPATWDCHIPMERSSAKFLFLSGLDDMNWKSDLYCRDAVQRLRQYGREVEFCSYPGAGHLLEPPYLPLCQASIHKVLGLFVHWGGQWREHAKAQEDAWRRIQAFFWQHLVDSDIPRSKM; encoded by the exons ATGCAGGGCAGGCCTGGTTTGGCGGCTGGGTTGCTGCAGGCCCCCTGGCTTGTTTGTGTGCGCTGCGCCTTGGCCGAG CCCCGTCCCCGCCGGCCGGAGCCAGCGGCGGCTCGCTGCAGCGCGGAACTACGGCTCCCAGcagcgcggccgggcgggcggagGAAGCTGTCACGGCGGGGCCGCTGGGCTTTGGCCGTTGATCGCTGGGCGCCGGCCCCGGCAGCCCGGTGCGTCCCGCGGCCGCtggag gcggcggcggtggcggtggcggtggcggggccgcccgccccccgctgCCTGCTGGATGACCCCGTGCGGATCCGCGTGGCGGGTCTCGCGCCGTGGCAGCCCGTCACCCTCCGCGCCAGCCTGCGGGACGAGAGCGGGGAGCTCTTCGAAGCCCACGGCCGCTACAGAGCGGGCAGCAGCGGCGAGCTGGACCTCGGCCGCTCCCCGGCGCTGGGGGGCAGCTACCGGGGCGTGGAGCCCATGGGGCTGCTCTGGTCTCTGCGGGCTGAAGCTCCCTACAAGCGCCTGGCAAAGAGGAACGTCCTGACCCCTTTCCGCGTGGACCTGGAGGTGTACGAGGGCCACGGGGACACGAGCTGCTTGCTGGGAAAATGCACCAACGAGCGATGGGTTTTGGGAGAGGGGGTGAAGAGGATTTCGGTCAGAGAAGGTCGTCTGAAAGCaaccctcttcctccctcctg GACGTGGTCCATTCCCTGGGCTTATTGATTTGTATGGATCGGGAGGAGGTCTTGTTGAGTACAGAGCGAGTCTCCTGGCTAGCAGAGGCTTCGTGACGCTGGCTCTTGCCTACATGGCCTTTGAAGATCTCCCAGCTATGCCAGACGTTCTTGAACTGAGTTATTTTGAGGAAGCTGTGAACTTTTTGCGGAAGCAGCCACAG GTGAAAGACACAGGGATCGGTGTTTTGGGCTTGTCTAAAGGAGCTGATCTAGCCCTTTCCATGGCCACGTTTCTACCTGGCATCAAGGCAGCTGTCAGCATATCTGGAAGCGGGTTTAATAGCTTAATTCCCCTGCAGGGGGATGGTTTCACTCTTCCTGCCCACCCGTATGATTTGGGGAGGATGAAGACCAGGGACGAATCTGGCCTAGTAGATTTTTCAGATGTCCTACATGATCACAGGGACCCCGCGACTTGGGATTGCCACATTCCCATGGAGAGGTCCTCGGCTAAGTTCCTCTTCCTGTCCGGACTGGATGACATGAACTGGAAAAGTGACCTCTATTGCCGGGATGCTGTCCAGCGCCTTCGGCAGTATGGACGGGAAGTAGAGTTCTGCTCCTACCCTGGAGCGGGGCACCTCTTGGAGCCACCGTACTTGCCTCTGTGCCAGGCTTCGATCCACAAAGTGCTCGGGCTGTTCGTGCACTGGGGAGGGCAGTGGAGGGAGCATGCCAAAGCCCAAGAGGACGCGTGGCGCAGGATACAGGCCTTCTTCTGGCAACACTTGGTGGACTCGGACATCCCTAGGAGTAAGATGTAG